The following nucleotide sequence is from Gordonia jinghuaiqii.
ATCCAACCGAACGCCGTCCACCGTTCGGAGTAGAAGCCGTCGAAGGTCATGCAGCCGTAGACGCCAAGCCAGGCGGGCCAGTTACGCATCGGCGATCCCGGCAGCAACACCGTCATGAGCAACGGGAACAGCAGCATCGAGTAGTAGCCCTGGCCGAGGGACCCGACGAGGAAGGTCGTGCACAGGAGCACCCCCGACGACGCCGTCAACCAGAGCAGCTCGTTGGCCTTGCGGTAGTACCGGTACAGGAACCACAGGGAGAACGCGGCCATCGCGACGAACGCCACCCGCAGGAGGAAGACCAGCCAGTCGGCGACCCCGAAGTACGCGCCGTTCCCGGCGATCGAGCTGTTGTAGTAGTCGCGTGCCTCGCCGAGGTAGGGCACGGTGCGGCTGATGAAGTCGTTCGCGTCGACCGACATCGGCCACGCGACGGCGGTCAGCACGAGCGGGATCGCGATGGACAGCGCGAACACCCGCCACTGGCGGCTGAGCAGCGGCAGGAGCATCAGCGGGGCCAACACGGGTTTCACCGCGAGGGTGAGTCCCATCGGGACCCCGGCCCACCAGTCGTGGCGCGACCGCATCAACATCAGGAAGCTGACCAGTCCGAGCAGCACGAACGAGTTGAAATTGGTGAAGATCAGCGTGTGCGAGACGGTTTCGGTGCTGAAGAAGAAGAACAGGACCGTGGGCATGACCCAGGAGTTCAGCGCGAACCCGAACATGCGCGTCAGCAGGTACGCGCTGATGAGCAGCACGATCACGCTGACGACGATGAAGGCCCAGCGGGCGCGCTCGTAGTCGATCACCGCGACCGGCGACATCAGCAACGTGCCCGACGGCGGGTACAGATAGTGCGGGTCGACGGTGGCGTAGTTCTCGCCGTAGACCGGCAGGCCGTTGAGGAAGTTGAAGGCGGCCGCGTAGACCGGCTTGAAGTCGTCGGTCCGGTCACCGTTGACGGCCAGGAATACCGAGCGGTGCACGACCATGAACAGACTGATCGGCCACAGGACCATCGGGATGATCCGCTGAGCACTCATCTGGGGATAGAGATACCTGTCGAGAATGGCCACCCGCGAACCGTACTACGTCACGCGAGCGAACTGGGGTGCTGGTCCGGGCAGGCGGGGAGAACTCTGGGGACGACGTGTCAGGTGGGGCAACCGCGCTGCGTCGGCCCGGTCAGCGGGGCCTTGGCGACATACTGGGCGGCGACGTCGGCGGCGCAGGCGCTGCGGGAGAGCGCCGAGAAGCCCAGACCGTCCCATGTGACCGTGATCGGCTCGGCCGAGGCGTTCATGAACAGCGGCACCAGAGCGTTCGCGCCGTTGCCGCCGTTGATCGGATCACGTGTCCCGTTGAGGATCAGCGGGTCCGCGGGCAGCGAGGACGGTGGCCGGACCGGGTCGCCGGACGCCCACCCGTTGCACCGCACCAGCGACAACGCGCTGTTGGCGCCGGTCAGCGGATTCTGCTTCGACCACGCGTCGACGAGGCCGGGCACCTCGTTCTGACCGACGGGACCGGTGACGTCGTTGCACCGTGCCACCAGCGCGCCGTCGGGCAGGCGCAGCGTCGCAGCGCGGTCGGCGAGGCGGACGAGGCCGGCGGTCTGCCCGCGGTCGGCGGCATCGATCTCCGAGGCGAGGTCCAGCAGGGCCTGGGGCCGGTCGGAGGCCAGTGCCAGTGTCGTGGTGATCGCATCGAGCGCGGCGGTGTCGGACAGGCCGTCGAGATTGCCGGCACGCGCCTTGGCGAGTAGGCCGGTCATTCTGGCGACGCCGTTGGATCCCAGGGCGCAACCCGGGAGGGCCGAACACCGTTGCGCGAACCCCTGGAGGGCGGCCTGGACGCCCTGAGCCTGCGACAGCGCGCGATCACGCGCATTGGCCCCGAACGGGGTGGGCGTGTCGAGGATGACCCGGCCCGCGCGGCCGCCGTACAACGACGCATAGGTCAGAACCACGTCCGAACCCTCACCGACACCGATCAGGCCGAGATGTTCGACGCCCCACCGCTGCCGTAGGGTCTCGAGGTCGGAGGCGGCGTACTCGGCGCCGAAACTCAGTTGGTACGGGGTCAACGTCTCGGTGCAACCGTCCGACGCCGACGACGCCGCGGACGCGAGCCGGGTGATCCGCGACGACGTGGTGGTCCCGCGGGCGACGAGCCCGTTGTCGGCGATGGTCGACCGTTCCAGGCGGGTCATGCAGTCGAGGTCGCTGCTCAGCGGGATACCGCGATGATCGACGGCCACCACCGCATGGGAGTCGAGTAGTGCGCGGCCCGGTCCCGACGTCATCACCAGCAGGGTCCGCGACGACGGCAGGTCCGATCCCGACGTCAGCACGAGCGGTGCCGCACCGGCCGGGGTGGCGGCGGTGCGCGCGCGGGTCAGCGCGATCGACACGACCTCGCCCTCGGGATTGTTGCGATCGATCGGGGAGTCGTACTCGGCGCACTCGATCGTCACGCCCTGCGGTCGTGCGACCCCGTAGCGCCCGACCGTCTCCGCGGCGCACTCGGTCCAATCCAGATCGGACTTCGGGACGGTGAGAGCGGGCGCCGGCGGCTCGGTGGACTGCGACGTCACCGGCGCCTTCTGCCCGGGACCGCCCGGGATCAGCTCCGGGCCCCGGTCGGGACCCACCGCGCACGAGGACAGCACGAGGGTGGCGATCACGGCCAGGACGACGCCGGAGAGAATCCTCGGGATCGCGATCGGGCGTCCACCGGCGACCGGGGCGTGCGCGCTTGGCATGTCCGCGAGAGTAGTCAACGTCATCGACGACCGGCCCGACGGCGCTCCCGAGCGGACAGATCCAGTGGATCGGCCCAGTGGATCCGACTCAGTGGATCCGACTCAGTGGATGGAGGAGCGGCCGCGGCGGAGCCAGCGGGTGAACACGAACCCGTCGTCGTCGGTGATGATCGACGTCGGCTGCATCGGGTGGAGCATTCCGGCGGCCACCGTGGTCAAGGGATCCCCGACGCCGGACACGATCCGGCCGGCGGCACCGCCGACGAGGTTCGGGCTCGTGGTCAGGCACAGCTCGTCGAGCAGGTCGGCGGCGACGAGGGAGCCGAGCAGGGTCGGTCCTCCCTCGCAGAGCACGCGCGCCCAGCCGCGTTCGCCGCAACGCTCGAGCAGCGTCGAGGGGTCGACGGTGTCCTCGCCGCAGTCGACGAGGGTGGCGCCGGCATCGACGAGGGCGGCCCGCCGGTCGGCGGGGGCGGCCGCGCACGTCAGCACAACGGTGTTCGGGTCACTCACCGGCGCGAAGTCGGGGAGCACCGACAGGCACCGAGACACGAGTGCGAGTGTCGGGGCGTCGGCCTGCCCGTTGCTCGCGCGGAGGTCGGCGAACAGGCCGTCGGGCCGGGGCTGCCCGTAACCCTCGGCGGTGGCGGTACCGGCACCCACCAGGATCACGTCGGCCAGGCCGCGCAGCACCCGGAACAGCAACCTGTCGCCGGGACCGCCGAGTCCACCGGACTTTCCCTCGTGGGCCACCGAGCCGTCGATGGAGGCCACCATGTTGGCGCGCACGAACGGGGCCGCGGCGCCGGGCCCCGCCGCCGGTCGCGGCGGATAGAGGTACTGCTCGGCCAGCCACAACAGAGCCGCGTCGCCGCTGTCGTCGACGTCGCCGGATGTGACGTGGGTCGCTTTCTGCAGGTGGAACATGCAGTGATCATCTCCTGGATCGTTACTCTCCACACATGGTGGCCCGACTCTGCGATCGCAACCCCGCGACCTCGCCCGACGCACTCATCGATGAGATGGTGCCCCCCTCGACGTTCGACGAGGTGAGCTTCGACTCCTACATTCCCGACCCGAACGAGCCGTCCCAGGCCGAGGCGGTCGCCAAGGCGCGTGATTTCGTGGCGCGGGCGTCGAAGGTGCGGTCGGGCAAGAAGGGCCTCTTCTCCCGCAAGGCGCCCGCCCAGGGCATCGGTCTCTACCTCGACGGCGGATTCGGCGTCGGCAAGACCCACCTCCTCGCCTCGATCTACCACTCGATGCCCGAGCCGAAGTCGTTCGCGACCTTCGTCGAGGTCACGCATGTGGTCGGGGCGCTCGGCTTCGTGAACGCCGTCGAGCGCCTGTCGAAGCACACCGTGCTGTGCATCGACGAGTTCGAACTCGACGATCCCGGCGACACCATGCTCGTGTCGCGGCTGCTGACGGAGCTGACCGCCAAGGGGGTGTCCATCGTGGCCACGTCCAACACCCTGCCCGGGCAGCTCGGCGAGGGCCGCTTCGCGGCGCAGGACTTCCTGCGCGAGATCCGCAAGCTGTCCTCGGTGTTCGAGACGATCCGGGTCGACGGCCCCGACTACCGTCACCGCGATCTGCCGCCCGCCCCGGAACCGCGAAGCGAGTCCGAGCTGGTGGAGATCGCCGAATCCACCGGTGGGGCAACGCTCGACGACTTCGATGCGCTGTGCGAGCACCTCGGCACGCTCCACCCGTCGAAGTACAAGGACCTCGTCGACGGCGTCGCGATGGTCTGCATCTCGGGCGTCCATCCGGCCACGGACCAGTCCGTGGCACTGCGGCTCGTGGTGCTCGCCGACCGTCTCTACGACGCGAACATCCCGGTCACCGTCTCGGGGGCCAAACTCCACGAGATCTTCACCGACGAGATGCTGGCCGGCGGCTACCGCAAGAAGTACCTGCGCGCCACGTCGCGGCTCCTCGCCCTCTCGCGGTTCGCCGAGACGGCGGCCTGAGCCGCGCCCACGAAGCGAGGTCACGGGCCTGAGCCGCGCCCGCGAGCGTGCGACGGGGCGCGTCAGAGCGACCGGGTGAACACGTAGTCGTGTTCGATGCTCCCGTTGAGGCTGAACGTCTTCACGCCGACGCGGGTGAAACCCATCTTGGTGTAGAACCGCTGGGCGCGGACGTTGAGTTGATTGACGCCCAGCCATGCCATCGTGCTGCCGTGCGCTCGGGCGCGGTCGAGCGCGACGGACATCAGCTGGTGCGACGGAGTGACCCCCTGCCGTGAGTGGTGGTCGGGCAGGACGTACATCTTCGACACCTCGCTCACCGGACGTTCGGTGACAACCGCGCACACATCGGGATGGCTCGGTTCGGTGTGCAGCACCAGCGTGTAGCCGATGACCGGTCCGCCGACACCGTCCCGCGCCACCACGACGTCGGCCAGCGGATCGGCGATGTGGTCGCGGAAGTTGCTCTCCTGCAGACTGGTCGAGATGAAGCCGGCGATGTCCTCCGGCGTCGAGTGGGGCGGGCAGGCCAGTGCGAAGGTCGCGGCCGCCACCTGTGCCACCGCTGCCGCGGCGGCGGGGTCGGTGACCACCTCGACGGTGATGTCGCTGAGGTCGATGCGGGTGCCGTCGTGGTCCGGCCGGTCCATGGGGCGATTCTCCCGTCAGGCCAGCGGCCGGGCCGGATCGGCGGTCCAGGCGTTCATCGAGCCGTCGTAGACGGCGACGTCGTCGCGGCCGAGCGTCCGCAGCGCGAGCGCGGCCGCGGTGGCGGCGATCCCGCCCCCGCAGTAGGTGACCGGACGCACCGCGGGGTCGAGCGCACCGGCGTCGGAGAACAGTGCGCGCAGGTCGTCGAGCGGCTTGAGCTTCCCGGCCTCGTCGACGAGCTCCCCGAAGGGCACGTTGACGCTGCCCGGAATGTGGCCGCCCGCGAACGACTCCCGGTCCAGGGCGTTGACCAGCAGCACCGAGGAGTCCTCGGTGCTCGCCGCCACCTCGTCGGTCGAGACGATGCGCTCGGGACGTCGTGCGGCGCTGAACGTGCTTGCCGGATAGGACGATTCACCGGTCTCGGTGGGCAGTGCGGCCTCGGTCCAGGCGGCGTACCCGCCGTCGAGCACGAGGACGTTGTCGAAGCCCTCGAGCCCGAACTGCCACCACAGCCGGGTGGCCCAGATGCCGTTGACGGTGTCGTACACCACGGCGGTCGACTCGTCGCCGATGCCGGCTGCGCCGATCACGGACGCGAACTTCTCCGACGGCGCCGCGGCGAACGGTGCTTCGCCGTCGGGGTCGGACAGGTCGGCGATCTGGTCGACGAACACCGCACCGGGAAGGTGGCCCTGCAGGTAGGACTCTCGTCCCGAGGCGACATGCGCGCCGTCGGCGTCGAAGGTGAGATGGACCGTCGCATCGATGATGCGCAGATTCTCCTCGCCCAGGCGTTCGCGGAGCTCGGCAGCGGTGATCAGCGGTGTGGAGGTCATGCTGCACACGGTAGTCGGCGCCCCTCGCGGTCAGGAGCCCCGGAGGGGTTCGGTTCGGAAGTCGTCGAGATCCACGCGCCGCGTCTTGTCCCAGTAGTCGACGATCCGCCAGGGCAGCACCGCGACCACCCGGCCTGCGGGGTTGCGGTACCAGTTGGTCATGGCCGGATGCGTCCACACCATGGCGGCATGGGCGCGGTCGACGGCGTCGTTGTACTCCTCGGTCACCTCGCGACGCACCTCGAGTGCGCCGAGCCGGTGCTCGATCATCGTGCGGATCGCGTCGCAGACATAGCGGACCTGATACTCGAGGATGCTGATGAAGCTGCCGCCGTGCCCGAGCGCGGTGTTGGGCCCGGTCAGGATGAACAGGTTGGGGAAGTCCGGGGCGGTGATGCCGAGGTAGGCGTAGGCGTCGTGATCTCCCCATGCCTGCACCGTCGTCTGGCCGCTGCGCCCGACGACGTCCATGGGGTAGAGGTAGCGGTCGCTGTGGAACCCGGTGGCGAAGACGATGATGTCGAAGTCGTGCGCGGTCCCGGAGGCGTCGACCAACCCGGTGGGGGTGATGGCGTCGACGCCCTGGCCGACCAGCTCCACGTTCGGGCGGCGCAGCATGCGGAACCACCCGTTGTCCAACAGCATTCGCTTGCCGAAGGGCGGGTAGTCCGGCGTCGACTGTTCGATGAGGTCGTCGCGGTCGCCGAGTTCGTTGCGCATGTAGCGCAGGTAGAACTCGCGGTGGCCGTGGTTGACGGCATTGATCGACGCGGTGGGTTCGGGCCACTGCGGATCGACGTGCAGGGTCGAGTGGACCTTGTCGTTGAAGATCCAGGACAGTCGCGCGCGGTACCACTCCCGGTATCCGGGGAGGTTGTCCATGAGCCAGTGCACGTCGTCGCCGACGGGGGCGAAGTAGTCGTCGTTGGGTGCGATCCACTGCGGTGAGCGCTGGAAGATCGTCATCGAGCCGACGCGGTCGGCGATGGCGGGCCCGATCTGCATCGCGCTGGCGCCCGATCCGATGATGGCGACTCGCTTGCCGGTCAGGGCGCCGGGTTCGTCGAGTTCGTCCGGCCACTGCGCCGAGTGGAAGATCGGGCCGGCGAAGCCGTCGACGCCCGGTAGGTCAGGGACCTTCGGGCGGTTGAGGATGCCGACGGCGCTGATCAGGATGCGGGCGGTGAGGGATTCTTCGCTGCCGTCGGAGTTTCGGATGCGGACCGTCCACTGCTGGGCGTCGGAATCGTAGGTGGCGGTGCGGACCTCGGTGCCGAACCGGACGCGGTCGCGGATGGCGTGGCGGTCGGCGAACGCCTGCAGGTAGCCCTGGACCTCGTCGCGCTTGCCGAAGTGCGTCGACCAGGGGTGGTCGAAAGAGGAGATCGAGTACAGGTAGCTCGGGGTGTCCACACCTGCGCCGGGGTAGTGGTTCTCGTACCAGGAGCCGCCGACCTCGTCGTTCTTCTCCAGGATGGTGTGTTCGATCCCGGCCTCGGCGAGTTGCGTCGAGATCAGCATCCCCGCGACGCCCGCCCCGATGACCAACGCGGTCATGGAGGTGGCGAGATCGTGGGGCACCGTCGGCAGGTGCACACCGCGCAGGTCGCCGCGGATGATCTCGGTCATCATCGGGCCGAACTCCGCGGGCACCTCCTCGCCGGCGGTGAAGGACATCAGCGCCGCGACGAGTGTCTCGTCGGCAGGCTGCCGGGCGGGTGCGCCCCGGTCGTACCAGCTCTCGAGGGCGTCGACGACGGCGTCACGGATCTCGCCGCGGACCTCCTCGGGCAGCCCGCCGGTGGAGTTGTCGTCCATCCCGCGGCTGCGTGTCGGGCGGTAGCGGTCGGCCATCCAGCGGCGGTCGCCGGTCATCTCCACCAGCACGGCCAGCAGTGTCGGGATGTTGCCCGCGTCGACGGCCCGGCGGATCTCCGCGGTGCTGGGTCGGGTCGCCGAACGAAGGGAAACTGAAGTCATGACCTGAAACTAACCACTGTTAGTGCCCGCACGTCAACACCGGGATCTTCACGCATGTTCGTCTCTTGACGTCGGAAAGCTCGTATGCGACTGTGTGCTCAGTCATACTAACAACGGTTAGTGATCACGGAGGTTGACATGGAACTCAGCGAAGCAATGCGCACGACCGGCACGTGCCGCTACTTCAGCGACAAGCCGGTCGAGGACGAGGTGTTCTACCGGGCGTTCGACGACGCGCGGTTCGGTCCGCAGGGCGGCAACCGCCAGCCCGTTCGCTGGGTTGTGGTGCGCGACGACGCGACGAAGCAGCGTCTTGCAGACACGTACCTGCCGTTCTGGGAGCCGTACTACGACTCGATCCTCGAGGGCAGCAAGAAGGTCGGCGCAGTTCCCAAGACCATCGAGAGTGCCAACTACTTCGCCCATCACCTCGCCGAGGTCCCGGCGCTCGTCGTCGTGTGTGCGGAGATGGACGGACTGCACCCGACCGACCACGAACTCGGCCGGCTCAGCGTCGTCGGCGGTGCGTCGATCTACCCGAGCGTGCAGAACCTGACCCTCGCACTGCGGCAGCAGGGTGTGGCCACCGCGCTCACCACCCTGCTGTGTGCCGCGGAGAACGAGGTCAAGGAACTTCTCGGTATCCCCGACGAGTACCTGACCGCCGCGCACATCGCGGTCGGTTACCCGCGCGACGGCTTCCCTCGCAAACTGACCCGTAGCCCGGTCGAGGAGATCGCATTCCTCGACCGCTTCGACAGCCCGATGTTCACGTGAGCGCGCCCACCGTGTCGCCCAGCGACCGCAAGCTCACCGAGGCCCAGACCTCGATGCTCGGACGCGCCACGATCGGCGACCAGCTGCGCCGGCTGGCCCGATCGCAGGGTTCGACGCCCGCGATCATCGCCTACGACGCCGACGGCGGCCGCACCTCGACGTCCTACGCCGATCTCGACCGGATGGCGAATCGTGTCGCGCACGTGCTGCTCGAGCTCGGCGTCGGCCGCGGGGATCGTGTCGCGGTGATGAGCCGGAACCGCGTCGAGAGTGTCGCCACCTACTACGGCGCACTCAAGATCGGTGCGGCGTACTCCGGGGTGAGCCCCATGTTCCGCGAGGGCGAGATCGCCCAGCAGCTGGGACATCTCGAGCCGACGGTGCTGGTCGTCGAACGGCAGCTGGCGACCCTGGCCGGTCCGATCGCCGACAGCCTCGGCATCTCGGTGCTGGTCGTCGGCGAGCCGGAGTCGAATACGTGGAACTCCTTCGAGGAGTCGGTCACCGCCGCCGACGACACCGAACCCGAGTGCGACGTCGACGAACACGACCTCGCGATGATCGTCTACACCAGTGGGACCGAGTCGACGCCCAAGGGCGTCGAGATCGCGCACCGCAACTATCTGATCTCCACCGCGCCCGCCTACACCTGGGGTCTGCGCTGCCGCAACGACGACGTGTGGCTCTACGTCATGCCGTTCCACACCATCGCCGGGATCGGCTCGCTGACCTCGCTGACGCTGCTGGGTGCCACGCTGGTGCTGCCCGCCGCGGTCGACCCGGCGACGTCGCTGCGGATGATCCGCGACGAGAAGATCTCGGTCCTGGCGCAGACACCGACGTTCTTCATCGCGCTGGCCAATCACCCCGACTTCGGGGCCGAATCGGTCGGTTCGGTGCGTCGTTGCCTGACCTACGGCGGTCAGGTCTCGCCGCATGCGGTCGACGCGTGGGCCGCGGCCACACCGGAATCGGTGTGGGGTACCTATTGGGGTCAGTCGGAGCTCACCCAGCTGGGCTCGGTCGGCTGGTTCCGGCGTCTCGAGGACGTACCCGGCCAGGACCCGACGTGGATCGGCAAGCCGGTGGGTCACCTCGAGGTCCGGGTCGTCGACGCCGACGGCAACGAGGCGGAGGAGGGCGAACTGTTGTGTCGCACACCGTCGGTCATGATCGGCTACCACAAAGACCCGGAACGTACCGCGCAGGTGCTCGACGGCGGTTGGGTCCACACCGGCGACATCGTCCGGATCGACGCCGAGGGCAACATGTTCTTCCGCGATCGACGCAAGGACATGATCAAGACCGGCGGGTTCAACGTGGCCTC
It contains:
- a CDS encoding glycosyltransferase family 87 protein, with the protein product MAILDRYLYPQMSAQRIIPMVLWPISLFMVVHRSVFLAVNGDRTDDFKPVYAAAFNFLNGLPVYGENYATVDPHYLYPPSGTLLMSPVAVIDYERARWAFIVVSVIVLLISAYLLTRMFGFALNSWVMPTVLFFFFSTETVSHTLIFTNFNSFVLLGLVSFLMLMRSRHDWWAGVPMGLTLAVKPVLAPLMLLPLLSRQWRVFALSIAIPLVLTAVAWPMSVDANDFISRTVPYLGEARDYYNSSIAGNGAYFGVADWLVFLLRVAFVAMAAFSLWFLYRYYRKANELLWLTASSGVLLCTTFLVGSLGQGYYSMLLFPLLMTVLLPGSPMRNWPAWLGVYGCMTFDGFYSERWTAFGWMVEYNKVTWGWSLLMIAVFCSLLFRYLDMRADGVAGMELPVRSETDAPPAPATASAEPVPTPKLPTPASG
- a CDS encoding alpha/beta hydrolase, which produces MPSAHAPVAGGRPIAIPRILSGVVLAVIATLVLSSCAVGPDRGPELIPGGPGQKAPVTSQSTEPPAPALTVPKSDLDWTECAAETVGRYGVARPQGVTIECAEYDSPIDRNNPEGEVVSIALTRARTAATPAGAAPLVLTSGSDLPSSRTLLVMTSGPGRALLDSHAVVAVDHRGIPLSSDLDCMTRLERSTIADNGLVARGTTTSSRITRLASAASSASDGCTETLTPYQLSFGAEYAASDLETLRQRWGVEHLGLIGVGEGSDVVLTYASLYGGRAGRVILDTPTPFGANARDRALSQAQGVQAALQGFAQRCSALPGCALGSNGVARMTGLLAKARAGNLDGLSDTAALDAITTTLALASDRPQALLDLASEIDAADRGQTAGLVRLADRAATLRLPDGALVARCNDVTGPVGQNEVPGLVDAWSKQNPLTGANSALSLVRCNGWASGDPVRPPSSLPADPLILNGTRDPINGGNGANALVPLFMNASAEPITVTWDGLGFSALSRSACAADVAAQYVAKAPLTGPTQRGCPT
- a CDS encoding dihydrofolate reductase family protein encodes the protein MFHLQKATHVTSGDVDDSGDAALLWLAEQYLYPPRPAAGPGAAAPFVRANMVASIDGSVAHEGKSGGLGGPGDRLLFRVLRGLADVILVGAGTATAEGYGQPRPDGLFADLRASNGQADAPTLALVSRCLSVLPDFAPVSDPNTVVLTCAAAPADRRAALVDAGATLVDCGEDTVDPSTLLERCGERGWARVLCEGGPTLLGSLVAADLLDELCLTTSPNLVGGAAGRIVSGVGDPLTTVAAGMLHPMQPTSIITDDDGFVFTRWLRRGRSSIH
- the zapE gene encoding cell division protein ZapE, giving the protein MVARLCDRNPATSPDALIDEMVPPSTFDEVSFDSYIPDPNEPSQAEAVAKARDFVARASKVRSGKKGLFSRKAPAQGIGLYLDGGFGVGKTHLLASIYHSMPEPKSFATFVEVTHVVGALGFVNAVERLSKHTVLCIDEFELDDPGDTMLVSRLLTELTAKGVSIVATSNTLPGQLGEGRFAAQDFLREIRKLSSVFETIRVDGPDYRHRDLPPAPEPRSESELVEIAESTGGATLDDFDALCEHLGTLHPSKYKDLVDGVAMVCISGVHPATDQSVALRLVVLADRLYDANIPVTVSGAKLHEIFTDEMLAGGYRKKYLRATSRLLALSRFAETAA
- a CDS encoding GNAT family N-acetyltransferase, with product MDRPDHDGTRIDLSDITVEVVTDPAAAAAVAQVAAATFALACPPHSTPEDIAGFISTSLQESNFRDHIADPLADVVVARDGVGGPVIGYTLVLHTEPSHPDVCAVVTERPVSEVSKMYVLPDHHSRQGVTPSHQLMSVALDRARAHGSTMAWLGVNQLNVRAQRFYTKMGFTRVGVKTFSLNGSIEHDYVFTRSL
- a CDS encoding sulfurtransferase, with translation MTSTPLITAAELRERLGEENLRIIDATVHLTFDADGAHVASGRESYLQGHLPGAVFVDQIADLSDPDGEAPFAAAPSEKFASVIGAAGIGDESTAVVYDTVNGIWATRLWWQFGLEGFDNVLVLDGGYAAWTEAALPTETGESSYPASTFSAARRPERIVSTDEVAASTEDSSVLLVNALDRESFAGGHIPGSVNVPFGELVDEAGKLKPLDDLRALFSDAGALDPAVRPVTYCGGGIAATAAALALRTLGRDDVAVYDGSMNAWTADPARPLA
- a CDS encoding flavin-containing monooxygenase, whose translation is MTSVSLRSATRPSTAEIRRAVDAGNIPTLLAVLVEMTGDRRWMADRYRPTRSRGMDDNSTGGLPEEVRGEIRDAVVDALESWYDRGAPARQPADETLVAALMSFTAGEEVPAEFGPMMTEIIRGDLRGVHLPTVPHDLATSMTALVIGAGVAGMLISTQLAEAGIEHTILEKNDEVGGSWYENHYPGAGVDTPSYLYSISSFDHPWSTHFGKRDEVQGYLQAFADRHAIRDRVRFGTEVRTATYDSDAQQWTVRIRNSDGSEESLTARILISAVGILNRPKVPDLPGVDGFAGPIFHSAQWPDELDEPGALTGKRVAIIGSGASAMQIGPAIADRVGSMTIFQRSPQWIAPNDDYFAPVGDDVHWLMDNLPGYREWYRARLSWIFNDKVHSTLHVDPQWPEPTASINAVNHGHREFYLRYMRNELGDRDDLIEQSTPDYPPFGKRMLLDNGWFRMLRRPNVELVGQGVDAITPTGLVDASGTAHDFDIIVFATGFHSDRYLYPMDVVGRSGQTTVQAWGDHDAYAYLGITAPDFPNLFILTGPNTALGHGGSFISILEYQVRYVCDAIRTMIEHRLGALEVRREVTEEYNDAVDRAHAAMVWTHPAMTNWYRNPAGRVVAVLPWRIVDYWDKTRRVDLDDFRTEPLRGS
- a CDS encoding nitroreductase family protein, translated to MELSEAMRTTGTCRYFSDKPVEDEVFYRAFDDARFGPQGGNRQPVRWVVVRDDATKQRLADTYLPFWEPYYDSILEGSKKVGAVPKTIESANYFAHHLAEVPALVVVCAEMDGLHPTDHELGRLSVVGGASIYPSVQNLTLALRQQGVATALTTLLCAAENEVKELLGIPDEYLTAAHIAVGYPRDGFPRKLTRSPVEEIAFLDRFDSPMFT
- a CDS encoding class I adenylate-forming enzyme family protein, which codes for MSAPTVSPSDRKLTEAQTSMLGRATIGDQLRRLARSQGSTPAIIAYDADGGRTSTSYADLDRMANRVAHVLLELGVGRGDRVAVMSRNRVESVATYYGALKIGAAYSGVSPMFREGEIAQQLGHLEPTVLVVERQLATLAGPIADSLGISVLVVGEPESNTWNSFEESVTAADDTEPECDVDEHDLAMIVYTSGTESTPKGVEIAHRNYLISTAPAYTWGLRCRNDDVWLYVMPFHTIAGIGSLTSLTLLGATLVLPAAVDPATSLRMIRDEKISVLAQTPTFFIALANHPDFGAESVGSVRRCLTYGGQVSPHAVDAWAAATPESVWGTYWGQSELTQLGSVGWFRRLEDVPGQDPTWIGKPVGHLEVRVVDADGNEAEEGELLCRTPSVMIGYHKDPERTAQVLDGGWVHTGDIVRIDAEGNMFFRDRRKDMIKTGGFNVASQEVERVLQAHPDVERAAVVGLPDPYWSEAVTAFVVLREGASVTDEEMREYCRTDLASYKVPKAVYLVEALPTDAQGKLLKRELRKAYGTGQG